Proteins from one Leptospira meyeri genomic window:
- the scpA gene encoding methylmalonyl-CoA mutase produces MNKPNFANTPLSFSSNQPDSKSISLWQTAEGISIQSRYAKTDLEGMEHLNYAAGIPPYLRGPYSTMYVNKPWTIRQYAGFSTAEESNAFYRRNLAAGQKGLSVAFDLATHRGYDSDHDRVVGDVGKAGVAIDSVLDMKILFDQIPLDQMSVSMTMNGAVIPVLAFYIVAAEEQGVSKDKLSGTIQNDILKEFMVRNTYIYPPKHSMKIIADIFGYTSKYMPKFNSISISGYHMQEAGATADLELAYTLADGWEYIKTGIASGLSVDEFAPRLSFFWAIGMNHFMEIAKMRAGRLLWAKIVNQFQPKSTKSLALRTHCQTSGWSLTEQDPFNNVGRTCIEAMAAALGHTQSLHTNALDEAIALPTDFSARIARNTQIYLQEETNIHRVIDPWGGSFYVEKLTNDLVHKAWSLITEVQKLGGMAEAIETGIPKMRIEEASARKQARIDSGKDVIVGVNRFRLDKEAPLDILDIDNTAVRIAQIKRLEQMKKDRDSSAVEAALNAITKCAETGNGNLLELAVDAARKRASLGEISYAMEKVFGRYKAVIRSISGVYSSEISEDKGYIEARSLADEFAQLEGRRPRIMVAKMGQDGHDRGAKVISTSFADMGFDVDIGPLFQTPAEVAKQVVENDCHILGVSSLAAGHKTLVPQVIEELKKLGAEDVLVVVGGVIPAQDYDFLYKSGATAIFGPGTVISEAAKQILNILLGERRAA; encoded by the coding sequence ATGAACAAACCTAATTTTGCGAATACTCCTCTTTCTTTCAGTTCCAATCAACCGGATTCCAAATCCATTTCGCTTTGGCAAACAGCAGAAGGGATCTCCATCCAATCTCGTTATGCGAAGACTGATTTAGAGGGAATGGAACATCTAAACTATGCTGCAGGAATCCCTCCTTACTTACGTGGTCCCTATTCCACTATGTATGTGAATAAACCTTGGACGATCCGCCAATATGCAGGATTTTCCACGGCAGAAGAATCAAATGCTTTTTATCGTAGGAACTTAGCTGCAGGACAAAAGGGACTTTCTGTTGCCTTTGACCTTGCCACACACCGCGGTTACGACTCTGACCACGACCGAGTCGTGGGAGATGTGGGAAAAGCCGGTGTGGCCATCGATTCGGTTCTTGACATGAAGATCCTCTTCGACCAAATCCCTCTAGACCAAATGTCTGTTTCCATGACCATGAATGGTGCAGTCATCCCCGTCCTTGCCTTCTACATTGTCGCTGCTGAAGAACAAGGTGTTTCCAAAGACAAACTTTCCGGTACCATCCAAAATGATATTTTGAAAGAGTTTATGGTGCGTAACACTTATATTTACCCGCCAAAACATTCGATGAAGATCATTGCAGATATCTTTGGTTATACTTCCAAGTACATGCCTAAGTTTAACTCGATTTCCATTTCGGGATACCATATGCAAGAAGCGGGTGCAACTGCAGACTTAGAACTTGCCTATACCCTTGCAGATGGATGGGAGTACATCAAAACAGGAATTGCTTCTGGTCTTTCCGTGGATGAGTTTGCGCCTCGCCTATCTTTTTTCTGGGCGATTGGAATGAATCATTTTATGGAGATCGCCAAGATGCGGGCCGGTCGTCTGCTTTGGGCAAAGATCGTCAATCAGTTCCAACCTAAATCTACTAAGTCTCTCGCACTTCGAACCCACTGCCAAACCTCCGGTTGGTCTCTCACCGAACAAGACCCTTTCAATAACGTAGGAAGGACTTGTATCGAAGCGATGGCCGCAGCCCTTGGTCATACACAGTCCTTACATACTAACGCACTAGACGAAGCCATTGCCCTTCCGACAGACTTCTCAGCAAGGATTGCAAGAAATACACAAATTTATCTCCAAGAAGAAACCAATATCCACCGAGTCATTGACCCTTGGGGTGGCTCCTTCTATGTAGAAAAACTCACAAATGATTTAGTACACAAAGCTTGGTCCTTAATCACCGAAGTACAAAAGTTAGGTGGGATGGCAGAAGCGATTGAGACGGGAATCCCTAAAATGCGAATCGAAGAGGCATCCGCTAGAAAACAAGCCCGTATCGATTCAGGAAAGGATGTGATTGTAGGAGTAAACCGATTCCGTTTGGATAAAGAAGCTCCACTTGATATTTTAGACATTGATAATACTGCTGTTCGAATTGCCCAAATCAAACGTTTGGAACAAATGAAAAAAGATCGGGATAGTAGTGCCGTAGAAGCTGCGTTAAATGCCATCACTAAATGTGCAGAAACAGGGAACGGAAATCTCTTGGAACTGGCGGTGGATGCAGCTCGCAAACGTGCCTCCCTTGGTGAGATTTCTTATGCCATGGAAAAAGTATTTGGGAGGTATAAAGCTGTGATTCGTTCCATCTCTGGAGTGTATTCCTCTGAAATTTCCGAAGACAAAGGGTATATCGAAGCAAGATCCCTTGCCGATGAATTTGCACAATTAGAAGGCCGTCGACCACGAATCATGGTTGCCAAAATGGGCCAGGATGGACATGACCGTGGTGCCAAGGTGATCTCCACTAGTTTTGCGGATATGGGCTTTGACGTTGATATCGGACCACTCTTCCAAACTCCAGCAGAGGTTGCCAAACAAGTGGTAGAAAATGACTGCCATATCCTAGGAGTTTCCTCTCTTGCTGCCGGTCACAAAACCCTTGTCCCACAAGTGATTGAAGAACTTAAAAAACTGGGAGCAGAAGATGTACTTGTAGTTGTGGGAGGAGTCATTCCTGCACAGGATTACGACTTCCTCTACAAATCAGGTGCCACTGCGATTTTTGGACCAGGAACTGTGATCTCAGAAGCTGCCAAACAAATTCTGAACATCCTTCTCGGCGAAAGAAGAGCCGCTTAA
- a CDS encoding methylmalonyl-CoA mutase family protein, protein MNEFLFSDFPEVSTEDWRNQILKDLKGNPWEKVTWETEEGFKIEPFYRKEDIVDLPRVYKRTNGWNVTETATSESELIDLSKKGADAVILISQGDNGKLPGLKIGSASDLERLAGLTGNLPLVVSLEEKTPTFSDSLKKLISSHNIVLSDFDPYGVALKKGELGTEENVIGKTFSSLAGTKGFSGVGIHSYYLRDAGASIGQELAYSLSWGVDYLNRHLDAGVTIEDAASNLWFWMGIGSDYFTEIAKFRAMRILWTEILNAYKPELGVSLPALIVARTSNFQFTAYDPYVNMLRGTTAAMSAVMGGADFVSVLPFDSEYSAKQELGKRIARNSQLLLRYESFLDKVEDPAAGSYYLEVLTKKLSESAWGKFQNLEKDGGFGEALKKGFIQNEISTRANQKRNALATKKEILLGTNQYPLSSERHPELKTSLEITKEDTNTKGQTRFLRLLPVRLSYEFDKWRNLTDIHVAAGKKLPKVFLLTIGDLTMRKARAGFSSNFLGCLGYEIIDNLGFASVKEGVTKAKELVSEIVVLCSSDEEYATYLPEFAQEMQSQLPDSWKLLAGYPKDLITQAESLGIDDFIHMKRNIVEFMEKAQTKWIGK, encoded by the coding sequence TTGAACGAATTTTTATTTTCAGACTTCCCTGAAGTTTCCACTGAGGATTGGAGAAACCAAATCCTAAAAGATTTAAAAGGTAACCCTTGGGAAAAAGTCACTTGGGAAACAGAAGAAGGTTTCAAAATCGAACCCTTCTATCGCAAAGAAGATATCGTAGACCTCCCTCGAGTGTACAAACGAACCAATGGTTGGAATGTCACAGAAACCGCAACTTCCGAATCCGAACTGATTGACCTTTCCAAAAAAGGTGCTGATGCCGTAATTCTAATCTCGCAAGGGGATAATGGAAAATTACCTGGATTAAAGATTGGATCCGCTAGTGACCTAGAACGATTGGCAGGGCTTACAGGGAATCTTCCCTTGGTTGTATCTCTAGAAGAAAAAACACCAACATTCTCCGACTCTTTAAAAAAACTTATTTCTTCGCATAACATTGTACTCAGTGATTTTGATCCTTATGGAGTCGCTTTAAAAAAAGGTGAACTAGGAACCGAAGAAAACGTTATTGGCAAAACATTCTCTTCACTTGCAGGAACCAAAGGGTTTTCCGGTGTCGGAATTCATAGTTATTATTTGCGAGATGCGGGTGCATCCATTGGCCAAGAACTGGCTTATTCCCTCTCTTGGGGAGTCGATTATTTAAACCGTCATCTAGATGCAGGTGTGACGATTGAAGATGCGGCTTCCAACCTTTGGTTTTGGATGGGGATTGGTTCTGACTATTTCACTGAAATCGCAAAATTCCGTGCCATGCGCATCCTTTGGACAGAAATTTTAAATGCTTACAAACCCGAACTTGGGGTATCACTTCCAGCACTGATTGTGGCAAGGACATCCAATTTTCAATTCACGGCTTATGATCCTTATGTCAATATGTTACGAGGAACTACTGCGGCAATGTCTGCAGTGATGGGCGGAGCTGATTTTGTTTCTGTATTGCCCTTTGATTCCGAATACTCCGCAAAACAAGAGTTAGGCAAACGTATTGCGAGAAATTCACAACTCCTTCTTCGTTATGAATCCTTCCTAGACAAAGTGGAAGATCCTGCTGCCGGTTCTTATTACTTAGAAGTGCTGACAAAAAAACTATCGGAATCGGCTTGGGGAAAATTTCAGAATTTGGAGAAAGATGGTGGGTTTGGTGAAGCACTTAAAAAAGGATTCATCCAAAACGAAATTTCTACGAGAGCCAACCAAAAAAGAAATGCACTTGCTACCAAAAAAGAAATTTTACTTGGAACGAACCAATACCCACTCAGTTCCGAAAGACATCCAGAATTAAAAACTTCCTTGGAAATTACAAAAGAAGATACCAACACCAAAGGACAGACTCGTTTTCTACGTCTTTTGCCAGTTCGTTTATCTTATGAATTTGATAAATGGAGAAATCTCACTGACATCCATGTTGCCGCTGGTAAAAAACTACCAAAAGTATTTTTGCTTACGATTGGGGATTTAACCATGCGGAAAGCCCGAGCTGGTTTTAGCTCCAATTTTCTTGGTTGTCTCGGGTATGAAATCATCGACAACCTAGGATTTGCCTCTGTCAAGGAAGGGGTAACGAAGGCAAAAGAACTGGTGAGTGAAATTGTTGTTCTTTGTTCGTCTGACGAAGAATATGCGACCTATCTCCCAGAGTTTGCCCAAGAAATGCAATCCCAACTTCCAGACTCTTGGAAACTACTTGCGGGTTACCCAAAAGACTTAATCACCCAAGCAGAATCACTCGGTATCGACGACTTCATCCATATGAAACGAAACATCGTGGAATTTATGGAAAAAGCCCAAACCAAATGGATCGGGAAATAA
- a CDS encoding lysoplasmalogenase, which produces MAKEIVLFVLYSIVHLLAIATITKQDVFYLPSKIIPILILIVALFRYFPSLEKRGKLVAVGLVFSLFGDSFLALPKEGFFVFGLGSFLIAQLIYSYAFTLDSKIKPILAIPFLLFGSSFFLVLVPKLGALLIPVGVYISAICLMGWRAAARNSVSKPFYLGLLGALVFILSDSIIAYSMFLKPEMDRFTASMGIMVTYYIAQVLIYSATKAEELDVQSVKNT; this is translated from the coding sequence ATGGCTAAAGAAATTGTTTTGTTTGTTCTCTATTCTATTGTGCATCTGCTTGCGATCGCTACGATCACAAAACAGGATGTTTTTTATCTCCCTTCCAAAATCATTCCAATCCTGATTCTCATCGTCGCACTCTTTCGTTATTTTCCCAGTTTGGAAAAACGTGGGAAATTGGTGGCTGTAGGACTTGTGTTTTCTCTTTTTGGAGATAGTTTCCTTGCTCTTCCCAAAGAAGGATTTTTCGTATTTGGGCTAGGTTCCTTTCTCATTGCTCAATTGATTTACTCCTATGCTTTTACATTGGATTCGAAAATCAAACCCATCCTTGCCATTCCCTTTTTATTATTTGGTTCCTCCTTCTTTCTTGTTCTTGTGCCAAAACTAGGTGCTCTTCTCATTCCGGTAGGAGTTTATATTTCGGCGATTTGTCTTATGGGTTGGCGTGCTGCTGCTAGGAATTCTGTTTCCAAACCATTTTATTTGGGCCTTTTGGGCGCCTTAGTTTTTATCCTGTCTGATTCTATCATTGCCTATTCTATGTTTCTAAAACCAGAAATGGACAGATTCACTGCATCGATGGGAATTATGGTAACTTACTATATTGCCCAGGTCCTCATCTACTCGGCCACAAAGGCAGAAGAGTTGGATGTACAATCTGTGAAAAATACTTGA
- a CDS encoding ferritin-like domain-containing protein: MKSLKKTSFIEAVAAAIEHEVQCFNFYLKLSESLPEGQIRELFSQLALDGDEHIKFIKEIYKSAEGKELPNLKQLSQIEKFHSSTIQKVMDRLDRNKNEEVKADERKAIELAIREGEDARNFYATIRNKFQDPKINLLFQKLANFNESNNSLLEAQAMAMEQSTPADQVFYWEDEELMEQVNRSAKAASKPKPSKPTQKPQPTKSKPSPKKTTKQAKPANKKSAKKAVKKAVKKAVKKSKPAKKKGKKK; the protein is encoded by the coding sequence ATGAAATCACTAAAAAAAACATCCTTTATTGAAGCGGTTGCGGCTGCGATTGAACATGAGGTTCAATGTTTCAATTTTTATCTAAAACTCTCTGAAAGTTTACCAGAAGGCCAAATCAGAGAATTATTCAGCCAACTTGCGTTAGATGGCGATGAGCACATTAAATTTATTAAGGAAATTTATAAAAGTGCGGAGGGGAAGGAACTTCCCAATCTAAAACAACTTTCTCAGATTGAAAAATTTCATTCTTCTACTATCCAAAAGGTAATGGATCGACTTGATCGAAACAAAAACGAAGAAGTGAAGGCCGACGAAAGAAAAGCGATCGAACTCGCCATCAGAGAAGGGGAAGACGCACGTAATTTTTACGCAACTATTCGTAACAAATTCCAAGATCCAAAAATCAACTTGTTATTTCAAAAATTGGCAAATTTTAATGAGTCCAACAATTCATTGTTAGAAGCACAAGCAATGGCAATGGAACAATCTACACCTGCTGACCAAGTTTTTTACTGGGAAGATGAAGAATTAATGGAACAAGTGAATCGTTCCGCTAAAGCCGCATCCAAACCAAAACCGTCCAAACCGACACAAAAACCACAACCAACGAAATCTAAACCTTCTCCTAAAAAAACTACAAAACAAGCCAAACCGGCAAACAAAAAGTCGGCAAAGAAAGCTGTTAAGAAGGCAGTGAAAAAAGCGGTGAAAAAATCAAAACCTGCAAAAAAGAAAGGTAAGAAAAAATAG
- a CDS encoding DUF2505 family protein → MKYQVTHSFPVSLEKLLHAREERYKHLDQFPDLKNVTLLEESKEGNIIRQKRKVSLEGSMPAVLSAALNDLSLLEESTFDITTNTHEFKISPPGKDNVFVIKGKSKYEADGAESKRSYDVDVVSSLLFVSPIVEKAIEEIHKHSLEKDRKSIAKFLGVES, encoded by the coding sequence GTGAAATACCAAGTTACACATTCATTTCCAGTTTCCCTTGAAAAACTTCTTCATGCGAGGGAGGAAAGATACAAACATTTAGATCAGTTCCCTGATTTGAAGAATGTAACCTTACTAGAAGAATCGAAAGAGGGGAATATCATTCGGCAAAAACGGAAAGTGAGTTTGGAAGGATCCATGCCTGCTGTACTTTCGGCTGCCCTGAATGACCTTTCTCTTTTAGAAGAATCCACATTTGATATTACGACCAACACTCATGAATTCAAAATTTCGCCTCCAGGAAAAGACAATGTGTTCGTGATCAAAGGTAAAAGTAAATACGAAGCTGATGGAGCGGAGTCCAAACGTTCTTACGATGTGGATGTAGTTTCTAGTCTTCTATTTGTTTCTCCGATTGTGGAAAAAGCAATTGAAGAAATTCACAAACATAGTTTAGAAAAAGACAGAAAATCCATCGCCAAATTTTTGGGGGTTGAATCCTAA
- a CDS encoding DMT family transporter, translating into MGNVTLFAKLLPFPAVTIISGRAVFSVLILGLFFLLRGKSVSYRSFKDFLFVFGIGILFALHWVTYFHSIQVSTVAVGMLSLFTYPVFSAILEPLFGGKPPDPFAFFIACFSFFGLFLIVPDLSWDNQMFQGVVWGVVSAVLYAIRNLLTKEMHVHYPSSQILFTQLMATSLVLLPFADGLFVMLSEPKYLVFQVVLAGVFTSLAHTIWIRSLSNLSVTTAGTLSTLSPIYGSLAAWYFLGEVPPDRLWLGGGVILFCAILEVFRKQAESGKRVEENPN; encoded by the coding sequence ATGGGGAACGTCACTTTGTTTGCCAAACTCCTTCCTTTTCCTGCGGTCACGATCATTTCTGGTAGGGCAGTTTTTTCTGTTTTGATCCTTGGTTTATTTTTCCTACTTCGAGGTAAGTCCGTTTCTTATCGAAGTTTTAAAGACTTTTTATTCGTTTTTGGAATCGGAATTCTTTTCGCCCTTCATTGGGTTACTTATTTTCATTCCATCCAAGTGTCTACTGTCGCTGTAGGGATGTTGTCTCTTTTCACCTATCCCGTGTTTTCTGCCATTTTGGAACCATTGTTTGGTGGAAAACCCCCCGATCCCTTTGCCTTCTTTATCGCTTGTTTCTCCTTTTTTGGACTTTTTTTAATTGTACCGGATCTATCTTGGGACAACCAAATGTTCCAAGGAGTTGTTTGGGGAGTGGTCTCGGCAGTTCTTTATGCGATTCGCAATTTGTTGACAAAAGAAATGCATGTTCACTACCCGAGCTCTCAGATTCTTTTTACCCAACTCATGGCAACAAGTCTTGTCCTTCTTCCTTTTGCAGATGGGCTTTTTGTGATGTTATCGGAACCCAAATACTTGGTGTTTCAAGTAGTTCTCGCTGGAGTTTTTACTTCACTTGCTCATACCATTTGGATTCGTAGTTTATCAAATTTGTCTGTGACAACAGCAGGAACGTTGTCCACACTTAGTCCCATCTACGGGAGTTTGGCGGCGTGGTACTTTTTGGGTGAAGTGCCACCTGATAGACTTTGGTTAGGTGGTGGTGTGATTTTGTTTTGTGCTATTTTAGAAGTATTTCGAAAACAAGCGGAGAGTGGAAAAAGAGTAGAGGAGAATCCTAATTAA
- a CDS encoding RNA polymerase sigma factor yields MKTNKPEEIEIIERARTGDRRALESLLSNVQTWIYNVVRRILLNPQEAEDVTQEVLLKIATNLAAYDPTRASFKTWAYRISINHALNGKRGRLEEITTGFSDYANELEKMPNIEIPANELSRPENLVLIEEAKASCTLGMLLCLDREQRIALILADLMGLSDRESSEILGISNEAFRKRLSRARKDLYTFLDDKCGLMNEKNPCRCSKKMKSFQNNGWIDPTNPRFSMPLVRRLKEQVAELHCEFEDFKRLEYQEIFRDHPYFETPPKILDELIAKYSPAV; encoded by the coding sequence ATGAAAACAAACAAACCAGAGGAAATAGAAATCATCGAAAGAGCGCGGACGGGAGACCGCCGTGCTCTAGAATCATTGTTATCGAATGTACAAACTTGGATTTACAATGTCGTCCGACGTATCTTATTAAACCCACAAGAAGCCGAAGATGTTACCCAAGAAGTGCTACTTAAAATTGCCACAAACCTTGCCGCCTACGACCCAACAAGAGCCAGTTTTAAAACATGGGCTTACCGAATTTCCATAAATCATGCGTTAAATGGGAAACGAGGAAGATTGGAAGAAATTACAACTGGTTTTTCAGATTATGCAAACGAATTGGAAAAAATGCCAAATATAGAAATTCCGGCAAATGAACTTTCTCGGCCAGAAAACTTAGTTTTAATAGAAGAAGCAAAGGCCTCTTGCACCTTGGGAATGTTACTCTGTTTGGACAGAGAACAACGTATCGCCCTGATCCTTGCCGATTTGATGGGACTCAGCGATCGTGAAAGTTCAGAAATTCTTGGTATTTCGAATGAAGCATTTCGAAAAAGATTAAGTCGTGCCAGAAAAGATCTTTACACCTTTTTGGATGATAAATGTGGTCTCATGAACGAAAAGAATCCTTGTCGTTGTTCCAAAAAAATGAAAAGTTTTCAAAACAATGGTTGGATTGATCCGACTAACCCTCGTTTCTCAATGCCACTGGTTCGCCGCTTAAAAGAGCAAGTTGCGGAACTGCATTGTGAATTTGAAGATTTCAAAAGACTTGAATACCAAGAGATATTTCGGGACCATCCGTATTTTGAAACTCCTCCCAAAATTTTGGATGAGTTAATTGCAAAATATAGTCCTGCAGTTTAA
- a CDS encoding antibiotic biosynthesis monooxygenase family protein, with translation MLESLKNQGQDLLTLESLPQTTAIEIAIAQCAAEDSEKYHQMRKKMLPLLQNQTGFLAWRAFRSQTREGIMLDLLYWENAEDCHKAGITLQNSETGKEFFALMKQTLIFEMFERQPL, from the coding sequence ATGTTAGAAAGTTTAAAAAACCAAGGGCAAGATTTACTGACCCTGGAAAGTTTACCACAAACAACAGCCATTGAAATCGCGATAGCCCAATGCGCCGCAGAGGATTCCGAAAAATACCACCAAATGCGTAAAAAAATGTTACCTCTACTCCAAAACCAAACTGGTTTTTTGGCTTGGCGAGCCTTCCGTTCCCAAACAAGAGAAGGGATCATGTTAGATCTTTTGTACTGGGAAAATGCGGAAGATTGTCATAAAGCAGGAATCACACTTCAAAATTCAGAAACAGGAAAAGAATTTTTCGCCTTGATGAAACAAACTTTAATCTTTGAAATGTTTGAACGCCAACCACTCTAA
- a CDS encoding DUF302 domain-containing protein — protein sequence MLGLTVHRKKSFEDTITDTTEALKKEGFGVLTTIDVKNTLKEKIGVDFKRYTILGACNPSFAHKALQTADEIGLLLPCNVVVTEEKSGETKVSIFDPMTMTKLVQNPELEKIAKEVQEKLIQVIHHLHE from the coding sequence ATGTTAGGACTCACTGTTCACAGAAAAAAAAGTTTCGAAGATACCATCACTGACACAACCGAAGCCTTAAAAAAAGAAGGTTTCGGAGTTCTTACCACCATCGACGTCAAAAACACCCTCAAAGAAAAAATCGGAGTGGATTTCAAACGTTACACAATCCTTGGAGCATGTAACCCTAGTTTTGCGCACAAAGCCCTCCAAACCGCTGATGAAATTGGTTTATTACTTCCCTGCAACGTAGTGGTCACAGAAGAAAAAAGCGGCGAAACCAAAGTTTCTATCTTTGACCCGATGACCATGACCAAACTGGTCCAAAATCCTGAACTCGAAAAAATTGCCAAAGAAGTCCAAGAAAAATTAATTCAGGTCATCCACCACTTACACGAATGA
- the speE gene encoding polyamine aminopropyltransferase: MEIWYTEKLELEKGRAVSYRVTKTIESLQSPFQKIDIFETQSFGRMFTLDGVTMVTNKDEHSYHEMIAHIPMMSHPNPESVLVIGGGDGGTVREVLKHPSVKEVVLCEIDKAVVDISYKYFPECADAMKDPKVIHHYDDGAKFARDNKGRFDVILVDSSDPVGPAEVLFKEPFFRDMASALKPTGIIATQAESFWYHGDVISSLFDFIPKIFPEYGYYYTTIPTYPSGIIGFTFLSNAIDPYSVTPDPKRVPKGLKYYSPEIHKAAFVLPEFAKAYIKRKG; this comes from the coding sequence ATGGAGATTTGGTATACTGAAAAATTGGAATTAGAAAAAGGGCGTGCGGTCAGTTACCGGGTAACAAAAACAATCGAAAGCCTACAATCTCCGTTCCAAAAAATAGATATTTTCGAAACACAATCCTTCGGCCGAATGTTTACACTTGATGGCGTAACAATGGTTACTAACAAAGATGAACATTCTTATCATGAAATGATTGCCCATATCCCAATGATGAGTCATCCCAATCCAGAATCAGTTCTTGTGATTGGTGGGGGAGACGGGGGAACTGTCCGCGAAGTTTTAAAACATCCATCTGTCAAAGAAGTTGTGTTATGCGAAATTGACAAAGCAGTTGTGGATATTAGTTATAAATATTTTCCTGAATGTGCAGATGCAATGAAAGATCCAAAGGTCATCCATCATTATGATGACGGTGCTAAATTTGCGCGAGACAACAAAGGTCGTTTTGATGTGATCCTCGTGGATTCAAGTGATCCTGTGGGTCCTGCAGAAGTTTTATTCAAAGAACCATTTTTTCGTGATATGGCAAGTGCCTTAAAACCAACAGGAATCATTGCGACACAAGCGGAATCTTTTTGGTATCATGGGGATGTGATTTCGTCACTCTTTGATTTTATTCCCAAAATTTTTCCAGAGTATGGTTATTACTACACAACCATTCCTACTTATCCTTCTGGGATCATCGGGTTTACTTTTTTATCGAATGCGATTGATCCGTATTCGGTAACACCAGATCCGAAACGTGTTCCCAAAGGACTCAAATACTATAGTCCAGAAATTCACAAAGCCGCTTTTGTTCTTCCTGAATTTGCAAAAGCCTACATCAAACGGAAAGGTTAA